The Amaranthus tricolor chloroplast, complete genome genome has a window encoding:
- the ycf15 gene encoding hypothetical chloroplast RF15, Ycf15 protein — MIHSIRIDMRVQLHCIARICVVYLKEVDLLASHRTILFPTSPPSPRSAETKCRARANSSSRKKGLTEPGSLTNTNLIENTNIIEKNCLFCILSPVLLLPRALRNRSDHIDIPSTQHRSSKGSRRPTKARKPGSFRKWIPIRRVHNRMDKLTLTRQFGMIQFGIFLGRYRKGIEM, encoded by the coding sequence ATGATTCATTCCATTCGGATCGACATGAGAGTCCAACTACATTGCATTGCCAGAATCTGTGTTGTATATTTGAAAGAGGTTGACCTCCTTGCTTCTCATCGTACAATCCTCTTCCCGACGAGCCCTCCTTCTCCTCGGTCCGCAGAGACAAAATGTAGGGCTCGTGCCAACAGTTCATCACGGAAGAAGGGACTCACTGAGCCGGGATCACTAACTAATACTAATCTAATAGAAAATACTAATATAATAGAAAAGAACTGTCTTTTCTGTATACTTTCCCCGGTTCTATTGCTACCGCGGGCTTTACGCAATCGATCGGATCATATAGATATCCCTTCAACACAACATAGGTCATCGAAAGGATCTCGGAGACCCACCAAAGCACGAAAGCCAGGATCTTTCAGAAAATGGATTCCTATTCGAAGAGTGCACAACCGCATGGATAAGCTCACACTAACCCGTCAATTTGGGATGATCCAATTCGGGATTTTCCTTGGGAGGTATCGGAAAGGAATTGAAATGTAA